From Achromobacter spanius, a single genomic window includes:
- a CDS encoding MFS transporter codes for MSPSKHDAPDGAQIGTFTLTARIVAIAFFTFICYLAIGLPLAVLPGYVHNNLGYGSVLAGLAISVQYVATLLSRSHAGRMADTVGPKQTVVIGMAACAISGIFLLLAYAFERTAWLSLAAIILSRLALGFGESWVGTGSATWAIARVGPLHTARVISWNGIATYGALALGAPLGVQLEKHWSMGALGGAVLLLGLGGLGLAMIRPAVAIVGGHRMAFKSVVLRVFPHGVALGLGSVGFGTLAAFVALYYASVSWDGAASALSAFGGAFIGVRLLFAGTITRYGGFRVAQVSFVVEAAGLLLLWLAPNPGMALLGAALTGCGFALVFPAIGVEAVARVPAGSRGAALGAYSAFLDLALGVTGPIAGYISSGFGYPAIFLAASLSVTLGFVIAFGLQRAASRQPAAA; via the coding sequence ATGTCCCCCTCCAAGCATGACGCGCCCGATGGCGCGCAGATCGGCACGTTCACCCTGACGGCCCGCATCGTAGCCATCGCCTTCTTCACCTTCATCTGCTACCTGGCGATCGGCCTGCCGCTGGCCGTGCTGCCGGGTTACGTGCACAACAACCTGGGTTACGGATCCGTGCTGGCGGGCCTGGCGATCAGCGTGCAGTACGTGGCGACCTTGCTCAGCCGCTCGCACGCCGGGCGCATGGCCGATACGGTCGGCCCGAAGCAGACCGTCGTCATCGGCATGGCGGCTTGCGCGATCAGCGGCATCTTCCTGCTGCTCGCCTATGCCTTTGAGCGCACCGCGTGGCTCAGCCTGGCGGCAATCATCCTCAGCCGTCTGGCGTTGGGATTCGGCGAGAGCTGGGTCGGCACCGGCTCGGCCACCTGGGCCATCGCGCGGGTAGGGCCGCTGCACACGGCCCGCGTCATTTCGTGGAACGGCATCGCCACCTATGGCGCGCTGGCGCTGGGCGCGCCGCTGGGCGTGCAGCTCGAAAAACACTGGAGCATGGGCGCGCTGGGCGGCGCGGTGCTGCTGCTGGGACTGGGCGGATTGGGCCTGGCCATGATCCGTCCGGCCGTCGCCATCGTGGGCGGGCACCGGATGGCCTTCAAGAGCGTGGTGCTGCGCGTGTTTCCGCACGGGGTGGCGCTGGGTCTGGGTTCGGTGGGTTTCGGCACGTTGGCCGCTTTTGTCGCGCTGTATTACGCCAGCGTCTCGTGGGACGGCGCCGCAAGCGCGCTCAGCGCTTTCGGCGGCGCCTTCATCGGCGTGCGCCTGCTGTTCGCCGGCACCATCACCCGGTATGGCGGGTTCCGGGTCGCACAGGTGTCGTTCGTGGTCGAAGCGGCCGGCCTGTTGCTGTTGTGGCTGGCGCCCAACCCGGGCATGGCGCTGCTGGGCGCCGCGCTGACCGGCTGCGGCTTCGCACTGGTGTTCCCGGCCATCGGCGTCGAGGCCGTGGCGCGCGTGCCGGCCGGCAGCCGCGGCGCCGCGCTGGGCGCCTATTCGGCCTTCCTGGACCTGGCGCTGGGCGTCACCGGCCCCATCGCGGGCTACATCTCCAGCGGCTTCGGCTACCCCGCGATCTTCCTGGCCGCGTCCCTGTCCGTCACGCTGGGCTTCGTGATTGCCTTTGGCTTGCAGCGGGCCGCCAGCCGGCAGCCGGCGGCTGCCTGA
- a CDS encoding ABC-F family ATPase: protein MISTANLTIQFGPKPLFENVSVKFGEGNRYGLIGANGSGKSTFMKIIGGDLEPSGGNVALEPGVRLGKLRQDQFAFEDVRVLDVVMMGHTEMWGAMSERDAIYANPEATEDDYMRAADLEAKFAEYDGYTAEARAGELLLGLEIAVDQHNLPMREVAPGWKLRVLLAQALFSNPDVLLLDEPTNNLDINTIRWLENVLNGYQSTMIIISHDRHFLNQVCTHMADVDYGEIRVYAGNYDDYMLASTQARERLVANNAKAKERVAELQDFVRRFAANKSKSRQATSRLKQIDRIKADQVVVKPSSRQNPYIRFEQNKVMHRLAVTVENLTKAYDAPVITKFSAMVDAGEKIAIIGANGVGKTTLLRLLAQDLQPDSGTVKWSDNADLGYMAQDVSDQFQQTDINLLDWMGDHRQPGDDDQSIRSVLGRLLFSADDLPKAPKVLSGGEKNRMTFGRLMLGRHNVLLLDEPTNHLDMESIESLQFALEKYEGTLVFVSHDREFVSGLATRVIEILPSGEIVDYRGGYEDYLSSRGIEA from the coding sequence GTGATATCCACCGCCAATCTCACCATCCAGTTCGGTCCCAAGCCCCTTTTCGAGAACGTCAGCGTCAAGTTCGGGGAAGGCAACCGGTACGGGCTGATCGGGGCCAATGGGTCCGGCAAGTCTACGTTCATGAAGATCATCGGCGGCGACCTGGAACCCTCCGGCGGCAACGTCGCGCTTGAACCCGGCGTGCGCCTGGGCAAGCTGCGCCAGGACCAGTTCGCGTTTGAAGACGTGCGCGTGCTGGACGTCGTGATGATGGGCCACACCGAAATGTGGGGCGCCATGTCCGAACGCGACGCGATCTACGCGAACCCGGAGGCGACCGAAGACGATTACATGCGCGCGGCCGATCTGGAAGCGAAGTTCGCGGAATACGACGGCTACACCGCCGAAGCCCGCGCGGGCGAGCTGCTGCTGGGCCTGGAAATCGCGGTGGACCAGCACAACCTGCCCATGCGCGAAGTCGCACCGGGCTGGAAGCTGCGCGTGCTGCTGGCGCAGGCGCTGTTCTCGAATCCCGACGTCCTGCTGCTGGACGAACCCACCAACAACCTGGACATCAACACGATCCGCTGGCTGGAAAACGTGCTCAACGGCTACCAGAGCACGATGATCATCATCAGCCACGATCGTCACTTCCTGAACCAGGTGTGCACGCACATGGCCGACGTCGACTACGGTGAAATCCGCGTCTACGCCGGCAATTACGACGACTACATGCTGGCTTCCACCCAGGCCCGCGAGCGCCTGGTGGCCAACAATGCCAAGGCCAAGGAACGTGTCGCCGAACTGCAGGACTTCGTGCGCCGCTTCGCGGCCAACAAGTCCAAGTCGCGCCAGGCCACCTCGCGCCTGAAGCAGATCGACCGTATCAAGGCCGACCAGGTCGTGGTCAAGCCCTCGTCGCGCCAGAACCCGTACATCCGGTTCGAGCAGAACAAGGTCATGCACCGCCTGGCCGTCACCGTCGAAAACCTGACCAAGGCCTACGACGCGCCCGTCATCACCAAGTTCTCGGCCATGGTCGACGCCGGCGAAAAGATCGCCATCATCGGCGCCAACGGGGTTGGTAAGACCACGCTGCTGCGCCTCTTGGCCCAGGACCTGCAACCGGATTCGGGCACGGTCAAGTGGTCGGACAACGCCGACCTCGGCTACATGGCGCAGGACGTGTCCGACCAGTTCCAGCAAACCGACATCAACCTGCTGGACTGGATGGGCGACCACCGCCAGCCGGGCGACGACGACCAGTCGATCCGTTCGGTGCTGGGCCGCCTGCTGTTCTCGGCCGATGACCTGCCCAAGGCCCCGAAGGTGCTGTCCGGCGGCGAAAAGAACCGCATGACGTTCGGCCGCCTGATGCTGGGCCGGCACAACGTGTTGCTGCTCGACGAGCCGACCAACCACTTGGACATGGAATCGATCGAATCGCTGCAGTTCGCGCTGGAAAAGTACGAAGGCACGCTGGTGTTCGTGTCGCATGACCGCGAATTCGTGTCGGGCCTGGCCACGCGCGTGATCGAAATCCTGCCCTCGGGCGAGATCGTCGACTACCGCGGCGGGTACGAAGACTACCTGTCCTCGCGCGGCATCGAGGCCTGA